In the genome of Pecten maximus unplaced genomic scaffold, xPecMax1.1, whole genome shotgun sequence, the window ccaagatggcgacaaGCATTTAggcttatcgggtaagtcggttaatcgggtaaaaagtccccgcaaataggcaacccgattaagcggaatgcactgtatacCAAATTAAAGGAAAAACATCTGTCTGATGATTGAGACTATTACCAGTGGTACATCTTCGACGGTTTGTCTACATTTACAATTTTCCTGAAATTAGGTGGTTTATCTATGCCGATCAAATTATTAACCTTGATTATATATtagatgtattgacagacgaggctaggacctgtaCGTCCTTTGGAATGAGAGGCCTTTAGAAGGTGATCTAAGCCAAAAGTTTGAGTTATTCCCCTCCATTGTAATTCTTTTAGTTAGTGAGATACATTTTGGGGATTCAGACGACTTGGAAATACATGAGCAGACGTCTTTATGATTTGTGAACTGATGATGTAAAAGGGAGTTCCTCCAACCTCTCATTCACTACATGGTGGAGAAATTGAATTTAAAGTGGTTTGCATTGTAACTTTTGATTGTAATTTACATGTGTAGCTGGCGAGATTAGACTCACCGATCCCTATCATCTCACTGCTTTTTGGCGGGTCATTTTTGACAGATAGGGCCTTCATGTACTCTTTGAGTTATAAATAGCCTATGAGTACTGTTGacttttataattttgaaagtgatgtATCAAATGAACTATTTTATGTGCATCAAAAAAACTGGATTTGaggattttaacaaattttgtcTGTGAATAATTACTTAGTGAATTCTATAAAAcgaaaacaataataaaaaagtaGCCGGAAAAGAATTTCTTGTTAATTTCTCATAATTTAAGTTGGACATCTGACCTAGGCATGGTTATTTTCAGTTGGTCATCTAGTGAAGATATTTTATCACATGCATGTCAGAATTTGTGAAGCAGGTTCTTTAACTTATCACTATGCAGCCGTGAACATTGTGTTTTGATGCTTTTGTTCACTGTTGACTTTTTCACAAGGACAGTTCATGAAATCCTTGCTTATTACCATTTTGAGAAAACAGTTCCATGCAGTCTCTAAAAAGCTTACAAGTGCCATTGCAATTCATGGTCGTAATAATTTTCAATGACGctgcaaaatttaatttgacacTTCTATTGCATGCAATGCATCAATTGATCTGACGCTTCACATTTAACCCCAACTGTAATAAGTCTTTATGATGTCcaaattattctttttttttgtccaATACCCAGACTCAGCAAAGGGCATATTTGCTGTGATCAGTGACACTAATTAATAGAAACTCCCATCCTAGGAGTCGATTAAAAGAGCCATTTTATTATGACTAATCCAACTGTCACTGCTAATATTGCCAAAGATTGTGTGAAGTTAATGCCTATGAAGGTTTGACATAGCGCTGGCCCCCAcactttcttttatttttcacCATACATGTTAATTCATGAAAATAAGCTATAATTGCATAAATGAATGTTCAGTGATTTTCTCCACGTCCATgtatcaagagataaacaataTCCTGTTATAAAAATAAGCCCTGGAGTCTTTCCCCACTCCTAAAGACTTAAGTTCTTTTGTTATAtcttttgaaaccattgagatccccactTCATAACCATATAAAGTATTGTTGGCCATCAAGTGATAAACACAACCACCTTGTTAAAAAGGGGCCctagggtctttccccacctcTTGGGAGTTAgttctttgttatatctttgaaaccattgagatacccaccctataaccataaATAACATTCTTGGGCAtgaagagataaacacaatcatgttgtaaaaataggccctagGGTCTTTCCCCAACCCTAGGGACTTGgattctttgttatatcttttgaaaccattgagatccccccccataaccatatatagcattgtaaGACATCATCAAATAAAGCTGTtaacaacattattttgaagtttgatcaaatcaaccaggtgagcgatacaggccctctgggcctcctgtatatttttgtacaatatttttttttgaaatgaaGCCCTCCCATCTAGTTAGTGTATTACAGGTAAGTAAAAATTTAATgcaaatgatgtttttttataaCTTATGGACTTGCAATAGACTAAACCCCTTTGTTTAGTCAAATTTTATTTCtgtgggcttattgcaggataaaaatcagatacagtattaattttatatactgCAGATCCATCAAGAAGCCACAGTCGACAAGAGCTGGGGTCAGAAAGGCAGTCCCTGGGAGTTCAACCTGCGTGATCTGTTTCGATGGTGTGATCTTCTCTGTCACAATCAGGTACAATTATAGTcgacttatttttatttttgtctttccTGATAATATGATATCAAAATGTTGTATCTGATTGAAGAGCCTAATTCAAGGTCAAGGTAACAAGtagaaaggtcaaggttatttgtAAAGATTGAAGGTTATATGACAAATGGGCACTTTTCCTTGTCCAAACAATTATTACagttgaaaaaaatatgcaagtgttttatagataaatgaataatcATCAACATTTTGTGATCAAAGCTAATTAAAGTCTGTTGATTAATGGCTGACTTCCATGATTACGAATAATTACGGTATATTGTGAACTGCTGGTTGCCAGTGGATTTAACCCTGGTGAGTTTGTTGGCCTACTGTACAAGGAGAGACTGGGGACACTTCaggataaatataatgtaggtcCTGCACAGGATGTTAGAGTCACCATGGTAACAATTTAGGATTATCAGGTTCAGATGTAGGAAAAGTAAAATTTTGTGTGCTTTATAAAACATTCTActtttcacatatatatatttatagccTTGATTGTCTCTcaattttttgtaatttttatgaTTAAATCCATTCCGCAGTATTAATTGTTTCAGGATGCAATAATTGATTTTTCGTGTCTTTTTGAAGCATGACAATCGgccaaaaatgaaataattcaaaatatagtACAGATTTTCTCAGCTTTTCTAGTGTATATGTATTGCATGCAAAAGAGATCTGAAGACACAATTTTATCCTCTTATGGCATATTCATTGCTCTCTCCATATATGAATTAGtgacttcatttttaaatgGATATGAAttaaactttatatttatattcgtAAAATTCAAGTATAAGAATGCCTTGACAGAGTTCATGATTCAGGGTATTAAAGTCAAAATCATGGttaaaaagtacatgtattagtggTAGAAAATCTTCGTCATCACTATCAGACTTcaattttaaacagatttttgtCTCATATATTGTTCAATTGGCACCtaagggaatttttttttttttatttaatatttttgtacttGCATTATACTTTTATTGACAAAACTAATTATTTCATCATGAAAACACCACTGGGAATCATTTCACAGTCAATGTTtaagtaaataaatagattattaTCTAGTGTCTCTGTTAcatcttgaaaaaaattataatcaGAAAATCTTCAATAAATTGTTTAATCTTTTGAAATGTATCTTCCCCTTAAGATGTACAAGTTATCTCATTATTCCCTAATGTCTGCACCAAGAAAAATGGATAAACATGCACTTTTTAAAGTTGGACACCACATCATTTTAGAATTTGTATTGCTTGTTTTGTCTTGTCTAGGTGAAGGATCTGTACGAGAGGATATTTCCTGATAGTCTGCCATTTTATGTGCCCAGTAGACAAGTAACCATTTCCAACAGTGTAATACAGGCAGGACACTCATTTCTCTGCCGTGAAGAGTttgtgtcaagggagacaactcggTCACTGTACCTCCTTCACCACCTCCTGGAGCGTATGGAAGCAGTGATGAAGTGCGTCCAGATGAACTGGATGCCCATTCTTGTAATTAAAAAGTATtccacagatacatgtatatgtcaatgTAGTcagtttaattatttaaaaatggcTGATGTTAATAATTACGGTGATAGTGCTGTCATCATTGGTATTTATATTTGTGCATGAGGatgccatttttgtttccatattaACTTTACCAATCTTTGAAGCAAGCTATATCAGTTCCAGCAAGCAGTCATTGATAAATGTTTTCATCCATTTTGTGAGcggtataacatatattatgatataatgaatatcatataatgcaatatgcaaattTGAATTTGACCCCAGTTGGGACCTCAGTCCTGTGGTAAGACCAGCCTGGTCCAGCTAACAAGTTATGTCAGTTCCAGCAGGAAGTCTTTTgattagggctattccattaagaTATCCACCTGACCCCGCAGGACTCCAAAATAAATCACTTGTATCCATGGTTGGATTTCCTTCCTATTACTTCTAgtaattcatttaataaattctatagttggtaccccttaaccaaacctggagtgggatagatgttttactggaataacCCATAATGTTTTCCTCCAGTTTTGTGAGCAGTATAACAAATATTAAgatatgataaatattgtaaatattataaatttataatttgACACCAGGTGGGGCCTCAGTCCTGTGGTAAGACCAGCTTGGTCCAGCTACTGTCCAGTTTGACCGGCCATCACCTACATGTTCTAGCAATGAACTGTTCCATGGACACCACAGAACTACTGGGCAGATTTGAAGAGGTTTAGTACTCCAGTAATCCGTTGTacaatctgtcaatttgttatAAAGTTAATGCAGcaatatacagtggacccgcgataatccgaACGCCaatagtccggaaaactcgcagtccggacggaaatgcacgggaacggatttccgtaacgttatttgtactcaccagtccggaaattcggattccgattccggaagcccattttgggaacggaacgtacttttcattagtaaatttccctcaataatccggacaaTTTTTTCACCAtgaggagaaaaaaaaatgtcggggcaagtcacccgtgtcgacagctgtacagactatcgcttgacactgtgcgtagtcatagcgaccgctgccaggtcatagccccggctgtttacctgtgttacaatgtgtagcttttgtttttataaaggTACCTTGCTTTTTCTCTgcgacctaaatgttacagaatttatgcacaaacatacagtacgtgatacgataattaatcaatctcaaatacatgtaataaatttatgattggtaattaacatcattaacacttgtattgggtaaacacggatatcggctttgtaacaccgttacgtgaaacgacgactcattgaaagatgcatgttattaattacatacacatttacgtattaagcagtgatcacaagaactgggttgattacacacaaattagtcaatagtcgtctgatacttaactaagcgtcacattgttaagtgaatacgggtttaataattatcggacatcttgggtagttctcgctggtgtcgcttacttttaaatagatagcttggggttttaaaaacatagtttatttttt includes:
- the LOC117319282 gene encoding midasin-like, with protein sequence MNKIHQEATVDKSWGQKGSPWEFNLRDLFRWCDLLCHNQVKDLYERIFPDSLPFYVPSRQVTISNSVIQAGHSFLCREEFVSRETTRSLYLLHHLLERMEAVMKCVQMNWMPILVGPQSCGKTSLVQLLSSLTGHHLHVLAMNCSMDTTELLGRFEEADIQNHVEKLV